In Pseudomonadota bacterium, the sequence AGAAGGGACCGGAGATGAACTCGTCGCCAAGCCAGCCTGAGGCCGGCATCGCCGGGGGCCCAGCGCAAGACTCGCTGGGTCCCATCCCCGAGGCCACGGGTTCCGACGTGGTCAACATCGCCGGACGTCAACGGATGCTCGGCCAGCGCCTGGTCAAGGAAGTCCTGGCGCGTGAGCTCGGCATGCAGAGCAACCCCGAGGGCACCTTCGCCTTACTCGTGGAGTCTGCGCAAACCATGCTGCACGGGGGCGTGCTCAGTAGCGGCAAGCGCGTTGGCGACAAGCCGCTCAAGCTCGCGCGACCCTCGGTGGAGATCGACCGCTCCGTGCTGAACGAGCAGGTGCGTACGCTCGAGCAGATCCGTGAGCTCCTGCAGCGGGTGTCAGCACAGTCCGATGGCCAGCGCGAGGAGACCTTGCAGGCCCTGGTGACAGCGGGCGGCGCCTTCCACACGGCGGCGGATCAAACCACCGCGAACTTCGCCAAGTACTACAGCGAGAGGAACAAGCAAGGTCGACAACAGTCGCTGGAGCTTGCCGGCATGCTGCAGCAGGCGGCGTCCGCCAACGCGTCGCGTATCACCAAGATCAAGGCGTCTGCCGATAGCACGCAGGACTCGATCAAGGGTGTCGCCGCTTCCACCGGGGAGATGGCGACGAGCATCAACAGCATCGGCGAGAACACCCAGAGCGCGGCCGACGCGGCGAAGACCGCAGCGGGCGACTCCAGCTCAGCGAGCTTGGCCCTGACGGAACTCCTCGACAAGGTGTCGACGATCACCCAGGTCGCCGATCTCATCCGCTCGGTGTCGAACCAAACGCGCCTGCTCGCCATCAACGCCTCGATCGAGGCGGCACGTGCCGGGGAAGCCGGGCGTGGGTTTGCGGTGGTGGCGTCGGAGGTCAAGCATCTGGCGGGGGAGACCGACAGCGCCACCCGTCAGATCGACGAACAGGTGGCCGAGGTCTCCGCATCCGCGCAGGTCGTCGAGAGCGCCCTCGAGCGCATGGTGAAGGTGGTGGAGCAGATCAACGGATTGACGGACGTGGTCGCCCAGGAGCTCAAGGACCAGGGCACCGCCTCGTCCGAGATCGCGACCAACCTCCAGCGGGCGGTGAGCTCCACGCAGCAGATCACCACGGGCATCGAGGAAATCCTCGGCACCTCAGAAGAGATGGCGCAGATGAGCGATCGTCACTTCCAAGCGGTGACCAAGGGGGAATGACCCCTGCTGTACGGTGCCGCGCCTTGCGGGGCGCTGCACCGTCTCCTGCGCGTGCCAGGCGTAGACGTCGCCCCCCAA encodes:
- a CDS encoding methyl-accepting chemotaxis protein, translating into MNSSPSQPEAGIAGGPAQDSLGPIPEATGSDVVNIAGRQRMLGQRLVKEVLARELGMQSNPEGTFALLVESAQTMLHGGVLSSGKRVGDKPLKLARPSVEIDRSVLNEQVRTLEQIRELLQRVSAQSDGQREETLQALVTAGGAFHTAADQTTANFAKYYSERNKQGRQQSLELAGMLQQAASANASRITKIKASADSTQDSIKGVAASTGEMATSINSIGENTQSAADAAKTAAGDSSSASLALTELLDKVSTITQVADLIRSVSNQTRLLAINASIEAARAGEAGRGFAVVASEVKHLAGETDSATRQIDEQVAEVSASAQVVESALERMVKVVEQINGLTDVVAQELKDQGTASSEIATNLQRAVSSTQQITTGIEEILGTSEEMAQMSDRHFQAVTKGE